In Musa acuminata AAA Group cultivar baxijiao chromosome BXJ2-8, Cavendish_Baxijiao_AAA, whole genome shotgun sequence, one genomic interval encodes:
- the LOC135583571 gene encoding transcription factor bHLH110-like, with translation MMGSSYLDHYHQEELHGFSSLATVPAFYDLASNREWNQNQLLNCGDFVSNANGVLSGHRDFSSSHEIPPASSLMVHDLGVHHWASNTEEGFMNQLPAHQLNAAKVKELSENSFPTLNLDHQLHQKLLARALASDRQIDGLQPLLGHLSESSSFAPPTANFSRSSPHPPLVAGSLDMDLHELDLLASARLGRSFCQTSFTGMALFGEDATSALDHLQESVLPGPFHHHHLKMPSLASGVAEARRCNSTWEDKSSQTPPRKPRFEQQRSSFSPFKVRKEKLGDRIAALQQLVAPFGKTDTASVLMEAIGYIKFLLDQVEKLSVPYMMSCGSKRSRTMQEASNGESDEPRRDLRSRGLCLVPLSCTSYVTTEQGVWSPVPSSCTGSG, from the exons ATGATGGGGTCTTCATATCTGGATCACTACCACCAAGAAGAGCTTCACGGTTTCTCCTCTTTAGCGACAGTTCCAGCTTTCTATGATCTTGCTAGCAACCGCGAGTGGAACCAAAACCAGCTCTT GAACTGCGGCGACTTCGTGTCGAATGCCAATGGAGTTCTATCTGGCCACAGAGATTTCAGTTCAAGCCATGAAATCCCACCTGCTAGCTCACTAATGGTTCATGACCTAGGGGTTCATCACTGGGCTAGCAACACCGAAGAAGGCTTCATGAACCAGCTGCCTGCCCATCAGCTCAACGCAGCGAAGGTCAAAGAGTTGTCAGAGAACTCTTTTCCCACGCTTAATCTAGACCACCAATTACACCAGAAGCTCTTGGCAAGAGCATTGGCCTCAGATCGCCAGATTGATGGCCTTCAGCCTCTCCTGGGACACCTGTCTGAAAGCTCGAGCTTTGCTCCTCCGACAGCTAATTTCTCACGCTCGAGTCCGCATCCGCCGTTGGTCGCAGGCTCATTAGACATGGATCTACATGAGTTGGATCTGCTGGCTTCAGCTAGATTAGGAAGGAGCTTCTGCCAGACTTCGTTCACTGGAATGGCCTTGTTTGGAGAGGATGCAACTTCCGCGTTAGACCATCTTCAAGAATCAGTACTTCCAGGGCCATTTCACCACCACCACCTTAAG ATGCCATCTTTGGCCAGTGGAGTAGCAGAAGCACGGAGATGCAACAGCACTTGGGAAGACAAATCATCTCAAACACCACCAAGAAAGCCTCGGTTTGAGCAGCAGCGCTCGTCCTTCTCTCCTTTCAAG GTGAGGAAGGAGAAGCTGGGCGATAGGATTGCAGCGCTACAGCAGCTGGTGGCACCATTTGGCAAG ACTGACACAGCTTCAGTGCTAATGGAGGCCATTGGATACATCAAATTTCTGCTGGACCAGGTTGAG AAATTAAGTGTACCATACATGATGTCATGTGGCAGTAAAAGATCAAGGACAATGCAAGAG GCATCGAATGGGGAGAGTGACGAGCCAAGGCGAGATCTGAGGAGTAGAGGGCTTTGTCTGGTACCATTGTCATGCACATCATACGTGACAACCGAGCAAGGAGTCTGGTCGCCGGTTCCATCCTCCTGTACTGGAAGTGGTTGA